The following are encoded together in the Raineyella sp. LH-20 genome:
- a CDS encoding zinc-binding dehydrogenase — translation MNNTLPEMMTAVINHGPRDYRLEHIPVPTRGPGELLLKVEAVGICASDLKNWAGAAKFWGDENRPAWAETEVVPGHEITGRIIGIDEEAAKHWGVELDDRVVVEQIVPCWDCLYCDHGDYHMCEPHNMYGFKRGNPGGMEEYMTISTNSLVHKISKDIPPAHAAFAEPLSCALHAVERAQLRFSDIVVVAGAGPIGLGMIAGAVAKNPAQIISLDMDPRKLEIAKKTGATMTINIAEQDAVQIIKDLTGGYGADVYLEGTGHPSAVPQGLNLLRKLGRYVEYSVFKENVSVDWSIISDDKELDVLGAHLGPNCWPTAIKLIETGKLPMDDICTHQLPLEDFQKGLDMVASGAESIKVSLIP, via the coding sequence GTGAACAACACACTTCCCGAGATGATGACGGCAGTCATCAACCACGGGCCGCGGGACTACCGGTTGGAGCACATCCCGGTGCCCACCAGAGGGCCGGGTGAGCTGCTGCTCAAAGTGGAAGCAGTCGGCATCTGCGCGAGCGACCTGAAGAACTGGGCCGGCGCGGCGAAGTTCTGGGGCGACGAGAACCGCCCCGCCTGGGCCGAGACCGAGGTCGTGCCCGGACACGAGATCACCGGACGGATCATCGGGATCGACGAGGAGGCCGCCAAGCACTGGGGCGTCGAGCTCGACGATCGCGTCGTGGTGGAGCAGATCGTTCCCTGCTGGGACTGCCTGTACTGCGACCACGGTGACTACCACATGTGTGAGCCGCACAACATGTACGGCTTCAAGCGGGGCAACCCGGGCGGCATGGAAGAGTACATGACGATCAGCACCAACTCCCTGGTGCACAAGATCAGCAAGGACATCCCGCCGGCTCACGCGGCCTTCGCCGAGCCGCTGTCCTGCGCCCTGCACGCGGTGGAGCGCGCCCAGCTCCGGTTCAGCGACATCGTGGTGGTCGCTGGTGCCGGCCCGATCGGCCTCGGCATGATCGCCGGCGCGGTGGCCAAGAACCCGGCCCAGATCATCTCCCTCGACATGGACCCGCGCAAGCTGGAGATCGCCAAGAAGACCGGCGCCACCATGACGATCAACATCGCCGAGCAGGACGCGGTCCAGATCATCAAGGACCTCACCGGCGGTTACGGCGCCGACGTCTACCTGGAGGGCACCGGCCACCCGTCGGCGGTCCCGCAGGGTCTGAACCTGCTGCGCAAGCTCGGCCGTTACGTCGAGTACTCCGTGTTCAAGGAGAACGTGTCGGTCGACTGGTCGATCATCTCCGACGACAAGGAACTCGACGTGCTCGGTGCCCACCTGGGCCCGAACTGCTGGCCGACCGCGATCAAGCTGATCGAGACCGGCAAGCTCCCGATGGACGACATCTGCACCCACCAGCTCCCGCTCGAGGACTTCCAGAAGGGCCTGGACATGGTCGCGTCCGGTGCCGAGTCCATCAAGGTCAGCCTGATCCCCTGA
- a CDS encoding sugar-binding transcriptional regulator, with product MSEGAQSTRSGRSSMSSRGRFDPAILYQAALAYYVDNATQAEIAANLGVSRPTVSRLLSEARAAGIVTIEVREPTEERDAELAERLAAALGLRKVYVTPTVGRRNIGSVLAPGVGRAIEDAALAPGDGLLVSSGVTVYEVVNFPLPPAPGVLVAPTVGGQLETEGPYQTNEIARRLAMKLNGRPVLLYAPAMPSIELHQSLLRDPHIQEVLGLWKTAKAALLGVGAPPLTRTIMPSTFQGNPHWLRSAVGDINARPYDAHGTPLDLRTNDRLIAMRLEELREVPHAIAVAVGRNKIGSIIAAAKAGFINHLVTDTDTATALEAAAGTDR from the coding sequence ATGAGCGAGGGAGCTCAGTCGACCCGCAGCGGCAGATCATCGATGTCGTCTCGCGGGCGTTTCGATCCGGCCATCCTGTATCAGGCTGCCCTGGCGTACTACGTGGACAACGCGACGCAGGCGGAGATCGCCGCGAACCTCGGCGTGAGCCGACCGACCGTGAGCCGACTGCTGAGCGAGGCCCGGGCCGCGGGCATCGTCACGATCGAGGTGCGTGAACCGACCGAGGAGCGCGACGCCGAGCTGGCCGAACGGCTGGCGGCGGCGCTCGGACTGCGGAAGGTCTACGTCACGCCGACGGTCGGCCGCCGCAACATCGGCTCCGTCCTCGCGCCCGGCGTCGGCCGAGCCATCGAGGACGCCGCCCTCGCGCCGGGCGACGGACTGCTGGTGTCCTCCGGCGTGACCGTGTACGAGGTCGTCAACTTTCCCCTGCCGCCCGCTCCCGGAGTGCTCGTCGCCCCCACCGTCGGCGGCCAACTGGAGACCGAGGGCCCGTACCAGACCAACGAGATCGCCCGGCGGCTGGCGATGAAACTGAACGGCCGGCCGGTGCTGCTCTACGCCCCGGCGATGCCGAGCATCGAGCTCCACCAGTCACTGCTGCGCGATCCGCACATCCAGGAGGTGCTCGGCCTGTGGAAGACGGCCAAGGCCGCACTGCTCGGCGTCGGAGCGCCGCCGCTGACCCGTACGATCATGCCCAGCACGTTCCAGGGGAACCCGCATTGGCTGCGGTCGGCGGTGGGTGACATCAACGCCCGACCGTACGACGCGCACGGCACACCGCTGGACCTGCGCACCAACGACCGGCTGATCGCGATGCGCCTGGAGGAGCTGCGGGAGGTGCCCCACGCGATCGCCGTCGCCGTCGGCCGCAACAAGATCGGCTCGATCATCGCGGCGGCCAAGGCGGGGTTCATCAACCACTTGGTGACCGACACCGACACCGCGACGGCATTGGAGGCGGCGGCCGGCACTGACCGCTGA
- a CDS encoding PEP/pyruvate-binding domain-containing protein, whose translation MAALTVPLDDADATLATVGGKGLNLIRLTRAGFPVPRGFVVTTAAYLAHVAAHGLGPVIARAVEGLDPADAAGLEQASATIRAAFVAGAVDEEVRRAVLAAARAAGVLAAGVLAEPAEVGGSSSSAVPLAVRSSATAEDLPDLSFAGQQETYLNVLGADRLLRAVVDCWSSLWTARAIGYRIRNGIAHDDVSLAVVVQELVPALVSGVMFTADPLTGIRAHTVVDAVSGLGEALVSGLVEPDHWLVDADGRVLDRTLGAKSVATVPVAGGGVATVPTGEGTTGEETGEGTVADAYVLTDDQVAELVALGRRIQDAYGTPQDIEWALTADGFHALQTRAITSLYPLPPVRDPDGLWFSIGAFQGMLRPITPCGRESLIRLASGAAAVFGGQPADPARQGFAVVAGERLWARMDKLLRDPLGARVAPVMLGIGEPGTAAIIRRLRDDPRWQVGPQGRTLGRRPRLSSLAPARRFGGYVLRGLPLTLLAPSVRRRRFDRVIEDLVAAAAAAQREASRPADPYVRLAARIDAADLALRDALADALRRFAPMMAPGVAMLALLRRLAAPAGADGARLVMEIQRALPGNPTTTMDLALWRVAVVIRADARSRTLFLDLAPEELAGLFRRGDLPAATDAALRDFLATYGMRGVAEIDLGAERWRDDPVPVLATLSSYVRIDEALAPDAVVEAGLRSSREAVGRLIGLLAERGAWPPAGLVWFLVTRLRILLGARELPKFGLIQVMGHIRAGLLASGEDLVALGRLDRADDVMFLYHHELRGAGIHPDEDLRARVAERREAYDREGRRRQVPRLLGGDGRAWYEGLGEGVEGIIGSPVSPGVVEGRVRVVFDPATAHLEPGEILVCPGTDPAWTPLFLPAAGLVTEVGGMMTHGSVVAREYGIPAVVGVDRATTRLTTGQLIRLDGSTGVIEVLS comes from the coding sequence ATGGCAGCTCTGACAGTGCCCCTCGACGACGCGGACGCCACGCTGGCGACGGTCGGTGGCAAGGGGCTCAACCTCATCCGGCTCACTCGGGCGGGATTCCCGGTGCCCCGTGGCTTCGTGGTGACCACCGCCGCGTACCTGGCGCACGTGGCGGCGCACGGACTCGGGCCGGTGATCGCCCGGGCGGTCGAGGGGCTCGATCCTGCGGACGCCGCCGGTCTCGAGCAGGCGTCCGCGACGATCCGCGCGGCGTTCGTCGCCGGCGCGGTCGACGAGGAGGTACGTCGCGCGGTGCTGGCGGCGGCCCGGGCCGCCGGGGTGCTGGCCGCCGGGGTCCTGGCCGAGCCGGCGGAGGTCGGCGGATCGTCGTCCTCGGCCGTCCCGCTGGCCGTCCGCTCCTCGGCCACCGCCGAGGACCTGCCGGACCTGTCCTTCGCAGGCCAGCAGGAGACCTACCTCAACGTGCTCGGCGCAGACCGCCTGCTGCGCGCCGTCGTCGACTGCTGGTCGAGCCTGTGGACCGCCCGCGCCATCGGCTACCGGATCCGCAACGGCATCGCGCACGACGACGTGAGCCTGGCGGTGGTGGTGCAGGAACTGGTCCCCGCCCTGGTCAGCGGCGTGATGTTCACCGCCGATCCGCTGACCGGCATCCGGGCGCACACCGTGGTGGACGCGGTGTCCGGGCTGGGCGAGGCGCTGGTCTCCGGCCTGGTCGAGCCGGACCACTGGCTCGTCGACGCCGACGGCCGCGTGCTCGACCGCACCCTCGGCGCCAAGTCAGTGGCGACGGTGCCGGTCGCCGGCGGTGGGGTGGCCACGGTGCCGACGGGGGAGGGGACGACGGGAGAGGAGACGGGGGAGGGCACGGTCGCCGATGCGTACGTGCTGACCGACGACCAGGTCGCCGAACTGGTCGCCCTGGGCCGGCGGATCCAGGACGCGTACGGCACCCCGCAGGACATCGAATGGGCGCTCACCGCCGACGGGTTCCACGCGTTGCAGACCCGTGCCATCACCTCGCTCTACCCACTGCCGCCGGTCCGCGACCCCGACGGCCTGTGGTTCTCGATCGGCGCCTTCCAGGGCATGCTGCGGCCGATCACCCCGTGCGGCCGGGAGTCGCTGATCCGGCTGGCGTCGGGGGCGGCGGCCGTCTTCGGCGGACAGCCTGCCGACCCGGCGCGGCAGGGCTTCGCCGTCGTGGCCGGCGAACGCTTGTGGGCCCGGATGGACAAGCTCCTCCGTGACCCGCTCGGCGCCCGGGTCGCGCCGGTCATGCTCGGCATCGGCGAGCCGGGCACCGCGGCGATCATCCGTCGTCTCCGCGACGACCCCCGGTGGCAGGTCGGTCCTCAGGGGCGTACGCTCGGCCGGCGTCCTCGGCTGTCCTCGCTCGCCCCGGCGCGACGCTTCGGCGGGTACGTGCTGCGGGGCCTGCCGCTGACGCTGCTCGCGCCGAGCGTACGACGTCGCCGCTTCGACCGGGTGATCGAGGACCTGGTGGCCGCGGCCGCCGCCGCTCAGCGGGAGGCGTCCCGACCGGCCGACCCGTACGTACGCCTCGCCGCCCGGATCGACGCCGCCGACCTGGCCCTCCGCGACGCCCTCGCCGACGCGCTGCGGCGGTTCGCGCCGATGATGGCGCCGGGCGTGGCGATGCTGGCCCTGCTGCGTCGCCTCGCCGCACCGGCCGGTGCCGACGGGGCGCGGCTGGTGATGGAGATCCAACGGGCGCTGCCCGGCAACCCCACCACCACGATGGACCTGGCGCTGTGGCGCGTCGCGGTGGTGATCCGGGCGGACGCCCGGTCCCGGACGCTCTTCCTCGACCTCGCCCCGGAGGAGCTGGCCGGCCTGTTCCGGCGCGGTGACCTGCCGGCGGCGACCGATGCGGCACTGCGGGACTTCCTTGCCACGTACGGCATGCGCGGCGTCGCCGAGATCGACCTCGGCGCCGAGCGGTGGCGCGACGACCCGGTGCCGGTGCTGGCCACTCTGTCCAGCTACGTACGGATCGACGAGGCGCTGGCGCCCGATGCCGTGGTCGAGGCCGGCCTGCGGAGCAGCCGCGAGGCGGTCGGCCGGCTGATCGGTCTGCTGGCCGAGCGTGGAGCGTGGCCGCCGGCGGGGCTCGTCTGGTTCCTGGTGACCCGGCTGCGGATCCTGCTCGGTGCCCGCGAACTGCCGAAGTTCGGGCTGATCCAGGTGATGGGGCACATCCGGGCCGGCCTGCTCGCGTCCGGGGAGGATCTGGTCGCGCTGGGCCGCCTGGACCGCGCCGACGACGTGATGTTCCTCTATCACCACGAACTGCGCGGGGCCGGGATCCATCCCGACGAGGACCTGCGTGCCCGGGTCGCCGAACGGCGCGAGGCGTACGACCGGGAAGGGCGCCGGCGCCAGGTGCCGCGGCTGCTCGGCGGCGACGGCCGGGCCTGGTACGAGGGGCTCGGGGAGGGCGTCGAGGGCATCATCGGCAGCCCGGTGTCGCCCGGTGTGGTCGAGGGACGGGTGCGGGTGGTGTTCGATCCGGCGACCGCCCACCTCGAGCCCGGCGAGATCCTGGTCTGTCCCGGCACCGATCCGGCCTGGACCCCGCTCTTCCTGCCGGCGGCCGGTCTGGTCACCGAGGTCGGCGGCATGATGACCCACGGATCGGTGGTGGCGCGGGAGTATGGCATCCCCGCGGTGGTCGGCGTGGACCGGGCGACCACCCGGCTGACCACCGGACAACTGATCCGGCTGGACGGGTCGACCGGCGTGATCGAGGTGCTGTCATGA
- a CDS encoding heavy-metal-associated domain-containing protein — protein sequence MSTTTEYQVSGMTCHHCEMSVREEVGEIAGVESIEVSHATGRLVVTSAAPLDPAAVAAAVEEAGYQVVPAA from the coding sequence ATGTCGACCACGACCGAGTACCAGGTGTCGGGCATGACCTGCCACCACTGCGAGATGTCCGTACGCGAGGAGGTCGGCGAGATCGCCGGCGTCGAGTCCATCGAGGTCAGCCACGCCACCGGCAGGCTCGTCGTCACCAGCGCCGCCCCGCTCGACCCCGCCGCCGTCGCCGCGGCCGTCGAGGAGGCCGGCTACCAGGTCGTCCCCGCGGCCTGA
- a CDS encoding heavy metal translocating P-type ATPase, with the protein MTCASCANRIERKLNKLDGVTASVNYATEKAHVSVPDGYDPQRLLDTVAEAGYSAALPRVAPPRPAADGRTDAGPGGAAGTDTPDRQELELRALRQRLIGSAVLSVPVILMAMVPALQVDNWQWLSLTLASPVIVWAAWPFHRAAWTNLRHGAATMDTLVSMGTGAAYLWSLYALFFGAAGMPGMKHPFELTVGSSDGAANIYLEVASGVVMFILLGRYFEKRSKRRAGAALRALLELGAKDVAVLRDGVEARIPVEDLRVGDAFVVRPGEKIATDGVVVSGTSAVDASMLTGESVPVEVGPDDAVTGATVNAGGRLVVRATRIGADTQLARMAKLVEEAQSGKAEIQRLADRVSGVFVPIVIAVALVTLVTWIVLGHPLTAAFTAAVAVLIVACPCALGLATPTALLVGTGRGAQLGILIKGPEVLESTRRVDTIVLDKTGTVTTGTMTLMETYAADGLGADAPGAADTTDATAPDRATGGAATAELLRLGGAVEAASEHPIARAIARGAEERVGTLPVVEDFANLAGRGVRGTVEGRTVLVGRTTLLAEHGITLPPELERVKAKAEAEGRTAVVVAWDGAARGILTAADAVRPTSPEAITRLRALGLTPVLLTGDNRTVAERVAAEVGIDRVIAEVLPQDKVRVVTELQAEGRVVAMVGDGVNDAPALAAADLGLAMGTGTDVAIEAADLTLVRGDLRAAADAIRLSRRTLATIKGNLFWAFAYNVCAIPLAALGLLNPMIAGAAMAFSSVFVVSNSLRLRGFRSAIR; encoded by the coding sequence ATGACCTGTGCCTCCTGTGCCAACCGGATCGAGCGGAAGCTCAACAAACTGGACGGTGTCACGGCGTCGGTGAACTACGCCACCGAGAAGGCGCACGTCAGTGTCCCGGACGGGTACGACCCGCAACGGCTGCTGGACACCGTCGCCGAGGCGGGCTACTCCGCCGCCCTTCCCCGCGTCGCGCCGCCCCGACCGGCTGCCGACGGGCGGACCGACGCGGGCCCGGGTGGGGCAGCCGGCACCGACACCCCGGACCGCCAGGAACTCGAGCTCCGGGCCCTGCGCCAGCGGTTGATCGGCAGCGCCGTGCTGTCGGTGCCGGTGATCCTGATGGCGATGGTGCCGGCGCTGCAGGTCGACAACTGGCAGTGGCTGTCGCTGACCCTGGCCTCGCCGGTGATCGTCTGGGCGGCCTGGCCCTTCCACCGGGCGGCGTGGACCAACCTGCGCCACGGCGCCGCGACGATGGACACCCTGGTCTCGATGGGGACCGGCGCGGCGTACCTGTGGTCGCTCTACGCCCTGTTCTTCGGTGCGGCCGGGATGCCCGGGATGAAGCATCCGTTCGAGCTGACCGTCGGGTCGAGCGACGGGGCGGCCAACATCTACCTCGAGGTCGCCTCGGGCGTGGTGATGTTCATCCTGCTGGGACGCTACTTCGAGAAGCGGTCCAAGCGGCGTGCCGGGGCGGCGCTGCGGGCCCTGCTGGAGCTCGGCGCGAAGGACGTCGCCGTGCTCCGCGACGGCGTCGAGGCGCGGATCCCGGTCGAGGACCTGCGGGTCGGCGACGCGTTCGTCGTACGCCCCGGGGAGAAGATCGCCACCGACGGTGTCGTGGTGTCCGGCACCTCCGCGGTCGATGCCTCGATGCTCACCGGTGAATCGGTGCCGGTCGAGGTCGGACCGGACGACGCGGTCACCGGCGCGACCGTCAATGCCGGCGGGCGACTGGTGGTCCGCGCCACCCGGATCGGTGCCGACACCCAGCTCGCCCGGATGGCGAAGCTGGTCGAGGAGGCCCAGTCCGGCAAGGCCGAGATCCAGCGCCTGGCCGACCGGGTGTCGGGGGTCTTCGTGCCGATCGTCATCGCGGTGGCGCTGGTGACGCTGGTGACCTGGATCGTCCTGGGCCATCCGCTGACCGCCGCGTTCACGGCCGCGGTGGCGGTGCTGATCGTGGCCTGCCCGTGCGCCCTGGGCCTGGCCACCCCGACCGCCCTGCTCGTCGGGACCGGCCGCGGCGCCCAGCTCGGCATCCTGATCAAGGGACCCGAGGTGCTCGAGTCGACCCGCCGGGTCGACACCATCGTGCTGGACAAGACCGGCACGGTGACCACTGGCACGATGACACTGATGGAGACGTACGCCGCCGACGGTCTCGGTGCCGATGCCCCCGGGGCGGCCGACACGACCGATGCCACAGCGCCGGACCGCGCCACCGGCGGCGCTGCGACGGCCGAGCTGCTGCGCCTCGGCGGCGCAGTCGAAGCTGCCTCCGAGCACCCGATCGCCCGGGCGATCGCCCGCGGCGCCGAGGAGCGGGTCGGTACCCTGCCGGTGGTCGAGGACTTCGCCAACCTGGCGGGCCGGGGAGTCCGTGGCACGGTCGAGGGACGTACGGTCCTCGTCGGCCGCACCACCCTGCTGGCCGAGCACGGGATCACCCTGCCGCCCGAGCTGGAGCGGGTGAAGGCGAAGGCCGAGGCCGAGGGGCGTACGGCCGTGGTGGTCGCCTGGGACGGGGCCGCCCGGGGGATCCTCACCGCGGCGGACGCCGTCCGACCGACCAGCCCGGAGGCGATCACCCGGCTCCGGGCACTGGGACTCACCCCGGTGTTGCTGACCGGCGACAACCGGACGGTCGCCGAACGCGTCGCCGCCGAGGTCGGCATCGACCGGGTGATCGCCGAAGTGCTGCCGCAGGACAAGGTCCGGGTGGTCACGGAGCTGCAGGCCGAGGGCCGGGTGGTGGCGATGGTCGGCGACGGCGTGAACGACGCCCCGGCGCTGGCCGCCGCCGATCTGGGCCTGGCGATGGGCACCGGCACCGATGTCGCGATCGAGGCCGCCGACCTTACTCTCGTCCGCGGCGACCTGCGCGCCGCCGCGGACGCGATCCGGCTGTCGCGGCGTACGCTCGCGACGATCAAGGGCAACCTGTTCTGGGCCTTCGCCTACAACGTGTGCGCCATCCCGTTGGCCGCCCTCGGCCTGCTCAACCCGATGATCGCCGGGGCGGCGATGGCCTTCTCGAGCGTGTTCGTGGTGAGCAACAGCCTGCGGCTGCGCGGTTTCCGGTCGGCGATCCGCTGA
- a CDS encoding DUF808 domain-containing protein, which translates to MAGGLAALLDDVAMIAKAASATSTKAVGVVVDDAAVTPQYVTGIHPSRELPVIWRIARGSLVNKAILIAVLLVLDHFLPVVLTPLLMLGGLYLSFEGAEKLLDAIRSGRRRAGQRGRGDRGGQAERAGQATVAEHGQREAPGEHDGPVVEQGAASERTLVNGAVRTDFILSAEIMVISLASVNAGRDAVMPLLPKTLTLILVALALTALVYGVVALIVKMDDIGLVLSGRDRPVARRVGRVLVAAMPTVLSVLSTVGIAAMLWVGGHILITGANTLGWHAPADLLHHLSAPAHHVPGIGGLLAWLIDTLGSAVVAIVIGGVLAGVAHVLPFRRHDVHEGAANEATGEGGASGREGDPQPEVDH; encoded by the coding sequence ATGGCCGGTGGACTCGCCGCCCTGCTCGACGACGTGGCGATGATCGCGAAGGCCGCCAGCGCGACCAGCACGAAGGCCGTCGGGGTGGTGGTCGACGACGCCGCAGTGACGCCGCAGTACGTGACAGGGATCCACCCGAGTCGCGAGTTGCCCGTCATCTGGCGGATCGCTCGGGGTTCGCTGGTCAACAAGGCGATCCTGATCGCCGTCCTGCTCGTCCTGGATCACTTCCTGCCGGTGGTGCTCACCCCACTGCTGATGCTGGGCGGCCTCTACCTGTCCTTCGAGGGGGCGGAGAAGCTGTTGGACGCGATCCGCAGCGGGCGCAGGCGAGCGGGGCAGCGTGGGCGTGGCGACCGCGGCGGACAGGCCGAACGGGCCGGACAGGCCACGGTAGCCGAGCATGGCCAGCGGGAGGCGCCGGGCGAGCATGACGGTCCGGTCGTCGAGCAGGGCGCGGCATCCGAGCGGACCCTCGTCAACGGCGCGGTGCGGACCGACTTCATCCTCTCCGCCGAGATCATGGTGATCTCGCTGGCCTCGGTGAACGCCGGCCGGGACGCCGTGATGCCGCTGCTGCCCAAGACGCTCACCCTCATCCTGGTGGCGCTGGCGCTGACGGCGTTGGTGTACGGCGTGGTCGCCCTGATCGTGAAGATGGACGACATCGGTCTGGTGCTGAGCGGTCGCGACCGGCCGGTCGCCCGGCGCGTCGGCAGGGTGCTGGTCGCCGCCATGCCCACGGTGCTGTCGGTCCTGTCGACCGTCGGCATCGCCGCCATGCTGTGGGTCGGCGGGCACATCCTGATCACCGGGGCGAACACGCTGGGCTGGCACGCCCCCGCCGACCTGCTGCACCACCTGTCGGCTCCGGCGCATCACGTGCCCGGGATCGGTGGCCTGCTGGCCTGGCTGATCGACACCCTCGGCTCGGCGGTGGTCGCCATCGTGATCGGCGGCGTGCTCGCCGGGGTCGCCCACGTGCTGCCGTTCCGCCGCCACGATGTGCATGAGGGTGCCGCCAATGAGGCCACGGGTGAGGGGGGCGCCTCGGGTCGCGAGGGCGACCCGCAGCCGGAGGTCGACCACTGA
- a CDS encoding DUF1345 domain-containing protein produces the protein MSTTQPSAQQPNATRPFHRLVLVRLAACAVLGLLAGVTVLLTWRPEAAAVSGWIVTAGVYCAWTWASVARMDGAATRAHATEEDTGRRPTDVILLVASGASLVGVGVLLAAASQKGTAAIVETGLGVLCVASSWVLVHVLFTMRYARLYYDGNGGVDFNQEQDPDYQDFAYLAFTLGMTYQVSDTALTSTAIRRTVLQHTLISYLLGAVILASTVNLVASIASSL, from the coding sequence GTGAGCACGACCCAGCCGAGCGCGCAACAGCCGAACGCGACACGCCCGTTCCATCGATTGGTGCTGGTCAGGCTGGCCGCGTGCGCGGTCCTGGGGCTGCTCGCCGGGGTGACAGTGCTGCTGACCTGGCGCCCGGAGGCCGCGGCGGTGTCCGGCTGGATCGTCACCGCCGGCGTCTACTGCGCCTGGACCTGGGCGAGTGTCGCCCGGATGGACGGGGCGGCGACCCGCGCCCATGCCACCGAGGAGGACACCGGCCGGCGGCCCACCGACGTCATCCTGCTGGTCGCGTCGGGCGCCAGTCTGGTCGGCGTCGGCGTCCTGCTGGCGGCAGCCTCCCAGAAGGGCACCGCGGCGATCGTCGAGACCGGACTCGGCGTGCTCTGCGTGGCCTCGTCCTGGGTGCTGGTGCACGTCCTGTTCACCATGCGCTACGCCCGGCTCTACTACGACGGCAACGGCGGCGTCGACTTCAACCAGGAACAGGACCCGGACTACCAGGACTTCGCCTACCTGGCCTTCACCCTCGGGATGACCTATCAGGTCAGCGACACCGCCCTGACCAGCACGGCGATCCGCCGGACCGTGCTGCAGCACACGCTGATCAGCTACTTGCTCGGCGCGGTGATCCTGGCCTCGACGGTCAACCTCGTCGCGTCGATCGCCTCGAGTCTGTGA
- a CDS encoding DinB family protein codes for MDTTHQPPHTTPSRPDTTDWTVVIDEGCTQCGFHPIRPLGDIAPRLTASIARWQSVLERTDVAVRPEPDVWSPLEYACHVLDVSLVFTTRVEQMRSEDTPTFVGWDGEAAAIAEDYNARDPRSVAADYETATHRAAEFFASLEEDAWQRPGLRADGKRFTIATLADYWLHEIHHHLADVQG; via the coding sequence GTGGACACCACTCACCAGCCACCCCACACCACACCCTCCCGCCCCGACACGACCGACTGGACGGTGGTGATCGACGAGGGCTGCACGCAGTGCGGTTTCCACCCGATCCGACCCCTGGGCGACATCGCACCACGGCTCACCGCCTCGATCGCACGCTGGCAGTCGGTGCTGGAACGTACGGACGTCGCCGTACGCCCCGAGCCTGACGTCTGGTCGCCGCTGGAGTACGCCTGCCACGTCCTCGACGTCAGCCTGGTGTTCACCACCCGGGTCGAACAGATGCGCTCCGAGGACACCCCCACCTTCGTCGGATGGGACGGCGAGGCGGCTGCGATCGCGGAGGACTACAACGCTCGCGACCCGCGCTCGGTCGCCGCCGACTACGAGACCGCCACGCACCGTGCCGCGGAGTTCTTCGCCTCCCTGGAGGAGGACGCCTGGCAGCGCCCCGGCCTGCGGGCCGACGGCAAGCGGTTCACCATCGCCACGCTCGCCGACTACTGGCTGCACGAGATCCACCACCACCTGGCCGACGTCCAGGGCTGA